The segment GGTGGTGCGGGCCGGCCCAGATGTACACGGTGATCAGTGCCCAGAAGTGCACGATCGACAGGCGATAGGAATACACCGGGCGCTCGGCCTGCTTCGGCACGAAGTAGTACATGATGCCGAGGAAGCCTGCGGTCAGGAAGAAGCCTACGGCGTTGTGGCCGTACCACCACTGGACCATGGCATCGGTGGCGCCGGCATACAGCGAGTAGGACTTCATCGCCGTGACCGGAATCTCCAGGTTGTTGACGATGTGCAGGATCGCCACGGTCAGGATGAAGCCGCCGAAGAACCAGTTACCCACATAGATGTGCTTGACCTTGCGGGTGGCCAGGGTGCCGAAGAACACCACTGCATAGGCAACCCAGACGACCGTGATCAGCAGGTCGATCGGCCACTCCAGTTCGGCGTATTCCTTGGAGCTGGTGAAACCCAGCGGCAGGGAGATCGCGGCGAGCAGGATGACCAGCTGCCAGCCCCAGAAGGTGAAGGCCGCCAGTTTTGGCGCGAAGAGCGTGGTCTGGCAGGTGCGCTGGACCGAGTAGTAGGACGTCGCGAACAGTGCACAGCCACCAAAGGCAAAGATCACCGCGTTGGTGTGCAGAGGTCGCAGGCGGCCGAAGCTCGTCCACGGCAGGTCAAAGTTCAAGAATGGCCAAGCCAACTGTGCTGCGATGAAAACGCCGAGCCCCATCCCGACGATTCCCCACACCACCGTCATGATGGCAAATTGGCGGACCACCTTGTAGTGATAGGCGGTACTGGTTGCTGTGTTCATGTATGGGCTTCCATCCACGGCTAAATGAGCAGATTTTCTTTCCTAAGAAAGCGAGGCAAGCATGGGGAAAGGGCAATTCGCCGGTATTGACCAAGGTCAATACACACATTGTGACAATGGCCATTTCGTCTGCTGGAATCGCCCGGCTGACGGGGCCTGGGCGACCCTCGTGCTGGCGCACGGAGCGGGCGCGCCGATGGACAGCCCGTTCATGTCGGAAATCGCTGAGCGCCTTGCCGCGCGCGGCATTGCCGTGTGTCGCTTCGAGTTTCGGTACATGGCCGAGCGAAGGCTGAGTGGAGGCAAACGGCCGCCCAGTCCGGCGGCCCGGCTAGAGGAGGAGTGGCGGGCGATGTACGCCTGGGTGCGACAGCAAACCACAGGCGCTTTGGCGATCGGCGGGAAGTCCATGGGCGGCCGTATGGCGAGCCTGGTGGCCGACGAGTTGGGGGCCGATGCGCTGGTCTGTCTCGGTTATCCGTTCTATGCCGCGGGCAAGCCGGAAAAGCCGCGGGTGGCGCATCTGGGCACTCTTCGTACCCCGACACTGATCGTGCAGGGCGAGCGCGATGCGCTGGGTGATCGGCAGACCGTTGCCCGCTACGCGTT is part of the Stutzerimonas balearica DSM 6083 genome and harbors:
- the ccoN gene encoding cytochrome-c oxidase, cbb3-type subunit I, giving the protein MNTATSTAYHYKVVRQFAIMTVVWGIVGMGLGVFIAAQLAWPFLNFDLPWTSFGRLRPLHTNAVIFAFGGCALFATSYYSVQRTCQTTLFAPKLAAFTFWGWQLVILLAAISLPLGFTSSKEYAELEWPIDLLITVVWVAYAVVFFGTLATRKVKHIYVGNWFFGGFILTVAILHIVNNLEIPVTAMKSYSLYAGATDAMVQWWYGHNAVGFFLTAGFLGIMYYFVPKQAERPVYSYRLSIVHFWALITVYIWAGPHHLHYTALPDWAQSLGMVMSLILLAPSWGGMINGMMTLSGAWHKLRSDPILRFLVVSLAFYGMSTFEGPMMAIKTVNALSHYTDWTIGHVHAGALGWVAMVSIGALYHLIPKVFGRQQMHSIGLINTHFWLATIGTVLYIASMWVNGIAQGLMWRAINEDGTLTYSFVEALEASHPGFVVRMIGGAVFFTGMLVMAYNTWRTVRAAKPAEYDAAAQIA
- a CDS encoding alpha/beta family hydrolase, with the translated sequence MGKGQFAGIDQGQYTHCDNGHFVCWNRPADGAWATLVLAHGAGAPMDSPFMSEIAERLAARGIAVCRFEFRYMAERRLSGGKRPPSPAARLEEEWRAMYAWVRQQTTGALAIGGKSMGGRMASLVADELGADALVCLGYPFYAAGKPEKPRVAHLGTLRTPTLIVQGERDALGDRQTVARYALSSAIELQWLEAADHDLKPLKRSGLTHGGHLDSAADAISAWLSRLLPAPGV